The following are encoded together in the Candidatus Methylomirabilota bacterium genome:
- a CDS encoding lipoate--protein ligase family protein: protein MRAAGEASHPIESAKLSPSTRPWRLIVTEPLDGPTNMAIDEALWRSRLAGDGPPTLRFFAWAPPAVSLGYGQRLDRGVNVDACRALGVGLVRRPTGGSAIYHDGPERELTYSVVAAVDDFAGAVGVLQSYDWISRGLVAGLRRLGVAAEMVPVMPSGSEPPAFCFARTGTYEIEVGGRKLVGSAQRRRIGGFLQHGSVMLGVDAARVRLIFPGGDPLAGMTTVEAALGRRPSFDEVASALADGFAEAHGLALVPGGLSDAEARDAERLARDKYGTDAWTERSRVADGFARVP, encoded by the coding sequence TTGCGAGCCGCAGGCGAGGCGAGCCATCCAATCGAGTCAGCGAAGCTGTCCCCCTCGACGAGGCCCTGGCGGCTCATCGTCACCGAGCCTCTCGACGGCCCCACCAACATGGCGATCGACGAGGCGCTCTGGCGCAGTCGGCTCGCCGGGGATGGACCCCCGACGCTCCGGTTCTTCGCGTGGGCGCCTCCCGCCGTGTCCCTGGGGTACGGGCAGCGGCTCGATCGCGGCGTGAACGTCGACGCGTGCCGGGCCCTGGGCGTCGGGCTGGTGCGACGACCAACCGGTGGCAGCGCGATCTATCACGATGGGCCCGAGCGCGAGCTGACGTACAGCGTGGTCGCTGCCGTCGACGACTTCGCCGGCGCCGTCGGGGTCCTCCAGTCGTACGACTGGATCAGCAGGGGCCTCGTGGCGGGGCTGCGGCGGCTCGGGGTCGCCGCCGAGATGGTGCCGGTCATGCCGTCGGGCTCCGAGCCGCCCGCGTTCTGCTTCGCGCGCACCGGGACCTACGAGATCGAGGTCGGTGGCCGCAAGCTCGTCGGCAGCGCGCAACGGCGCCGGATCGGCGGCTTCCTGCAGCATGGAAGCGTGATGCTCGGCGTGGATGCCGCCCGCGTCCGGCTCATCTTTCCCGGGGGTGATCCCCTCGCGGGCATGACCACCGTCGAGGCGGCTCTCGGACGCCGGCCCTCGTTCGACGAGGTCGCGTCCGCGCTGGCCGACGGGTTCGCGGAGGCGCACGGGCTCGCCCTCGTGCCTGGCGGACTCAGTGACGCCGAGGCGCGCGACGCGGAGCGGCTGGCCCGTGACAAGTACGGCACCGACGCATGGACGGAGCGCTCTCGAGTCGCCGATGGCTTCGCGCGAGTACCCTGA
- the gcvPB gene encoding aminomethyl-transferring glycine dehydrogenase subunit GcvPB, translating to MAEEVRGAAEGEPSEASKPVRGAAEGEPSEASKPSYDKLIFELSSPGRHAFSLPEPDVPKSDVHALLPERHLRRQGAELPEVSEVDVIRHYSRLSRLNYGVDTHFYPLGSCTMKYNPRINEDMARLPGFGALHPLAPEEASQGALQLMHELAADLAEIAGMDAVSLQPAAGAQGELAGVLMIRAYHLANGERRTKVLIPDSAHGTNPASTAIAGYRVVQLKSEANGEVDVLDLERNLDNETAAFMLTLPNTLGMFEPRIIEIIERCHAKGVQVYMDGANLNAILGIVRPGDLGFDVCHFNLHKTFTTPHGGGGPGAGPVGVKSHLMPFLPTPVVTRREGRARRSRRGAERSADAKAGGAPTYALDWNRPKSIGKLQTFWGNFGMLVRAYTYIRTMGPAGLRSVSDNAVLNANYVMKRLEPYYDAGAPGPCMHECVMSARRQKKLGVTALDIAKRLLDLGFYAPSIYFPLIVEEALMIEPTETESKETLDEFCDAMIRIAKEAEEHPAVIHDAPLTTPVRRLDQTRAARYPDLRWRPPAESSRV from the coding sequence ATGGCCGAGGAAGTGCGAGGCGCAGCCGAAGGCGAGCCGAGCGAAGCGTCGAAGCCGGTGCGAGGCGCAGCCGAAGGCGAGCCGAGCGAAGCGTCGAAGCCGAGCTACGACAAGCTGATCTTCGAGCTGTCATCGCCCGGTCGGCACGCGTTCTCGCTGCCGGAGCCGGATGTGCCGAAGAGCGATGTGCACGCGCTCCTGCCGGAGCGGCACCTGCGCCGGCAAGGGGCCGAGCTGCCCGAGGTGTCCGAGGTCGACGTCATCCGCCACTACTCCCGTCTGAGCCGCCTCAACTACGGTGTCGACACGCACTTCTATCCCCTCGGCTCGTGCACGATGAAGTACAACCCGAGGATCAACGAGGACATGGCGCGGTTGCCGGGCTTCGGCGCCTTGCATCCGCTGGCCCCGGAGGAGGCGAGCCAGGGCGCGCTCCAGCTCATGCACGAGCTGGCGGCGGACCTCGCCGAGATCGCCGGCATGGACGCCGTGTCGCTGCAACCGGCCGCCGGGGCCCAGGGCGAGCTCGCCGGCGTCCTCATGATCCGCGCCTACCATCTCGCCAACGGCGAGCGCCGCACGAAGGTGCTGATCCCGGACTCCGCGCACGGCACGAACCCCGCGTCGACGGCGATTGCCGGCTATCGGGTCGTCCAGCTCAAGTCCGAGGCGAACGGCGAGGTCGACGTCCTCGACCTCGAGCGGAACCTCGACAACGAGACGGCCGCGTTCATGCTGACGCTGCCGAACACGCTCGGGATGTTCGAGCCCCGGATCATCGAGATCATCGAGAGGTGTCACGCCAAGGGCGTGCAGGTGTACATGGACGGCGCCAACCTGAACGCCATCCTCGGCATCGTCAGACCCGGCGATCTCGGATTCGACGTCTGCCACTTCAACCTCCACAAGACGTTCACGACGCCGCACGGCGGCGGCGGCCCCGGCGCGGGGCCGGTCGGCGTGAAGTCGCACCTGATGCCGTTCCTGCCGACGCCGGTCGTCACCCGGCGCGAGGGCCGTGCGAGGCGCAGCCGCAGGGGAGCCGAGCGAAGCGCCGACGCCAAGGCCGGCGGTGCACCGACCTACGCGCTCGACTGGAACCGCCCCAAGTCCATCGGCAAGCTCCAGACCTTCTGGGGCAACTTCGGGATGCTCGTCCGCGCCTACACGTACATCCGGACGATGGGGCCGGCGGGGCTGCGCAGCGTCTCCGACAACGCCGTGCTGAACGCCAACTACGTCATGAAGCGCCTGGAGCCGTACTACGACGCCGGCGCTCCCGGCCCGTGCATGCACGAGTGCGTGATGTCGGCCCGGCGACAGAAGAAGCTCGGCGTCACCGCGCTCGACATCGCCAAGCGGCTGCTCGACCTCGGCTTCTACGCCCCCTCGATCTACTTCCCGCTGATCGTGGAGGAGGCGCTGATGATCGAGCCGACCGAGACGGAGTCGAAGGAGACGCTGGACGAGTTCTGCGACGCCATGATCCGGATCGCCAAGGAGGCGGAAGAGCACCCCGCGGTGATCCACGACGCGCCCCTGACCACGCCAGTGCGCCGCCTGGACCAGACGCGCGCCGCGCGGTACCCGGACTTGCGCTGGCGTCCGCCGGCGGAGTCATCGCGAGTCTGA
- the gcvPA gene encoding aminomethyl-transferring glycine dehydrogenase subunit GcvPA: protein MRYLPNTPQNQRAMLDVIGARAIEDLLVKIPAKARLSRPLGLPPALAETDLIHLLRGLAAENADADSYTCFAGGGAYDHYVPSPINHLISRGEFFTAYTPYQPEASQGTLRTIYEYQTMIAELTGMDVANASIYDGGSALAEAVLMARDITGRHEVVMTAGVHPLSRRVVETYGQGLGLQLRTAPLGDGITDADGLRKAVSSKTAAIVVQSPNLFGCLEEIADAAAVAHEAGALLIASVDPVNLGVLEAPGAQGVDICVGEGQGLGVPLGFGGPNLGVLAVKKDFIRRIPGRLAGATVDLDGHRGFVLTLQAREQHIRREKATSNICTNVALCALMGTIYMSIMGKAGLVRVGELSTAKAHHAAGVLAAVPGVRLRFGAPFFKEFTLALPKPPERVARRLLKDRILAGVPLARFDRKLRDCLVVAVTERRTRAEIDAFAAALAKAVA from the coding sequence ATGCGCTATCTGCCCAACACGCCGCAGAACCAGCGCGCGATGCTCGACGTCATCGGCGCCCGGGCGATCGAAGATCTGCTGGTCAAGATCCCGGCCAAGGCCCGCCTGTCGCGGCCGCTCGGGCTGCCGCCAGCCCTGGCCGAGACCGATCTGATCCACCTCCTGCGAGGGCTGGCGGCCGAGAACGCCGACGCCGACTCCTACACCTGCTTCGCGGGCGGCGGCGCCTACGACCACTACGTCCCCAGCCCCATCAACCACCTGATCTCGCGCGGCGAGTTCTTCACGGCCTACACGCCCTATCAGCCCGAGGCCAGCCAGGGTACGCTGCGGACGATCTACGAGTACCAGACGATGATCGCCGAGCTGACCGGGATGGACGTCGCCAACGCCTCGATCTACGACGGCGGGTCGGCGCTCGCCGAGGCCGTCCTGATGGCGCGCGACATCACCGGGCGCCACGAGGTCGTGATGACGGCCGGCGTGCATCCACTGTCCCGGCGCGTGGTCGAGACGTACGGCCAGGGACTCGGTCTGCAGCTCCGGACGGCGCCGCTGGGAGACGGGATCACCGACGCCGACGGCCTGCGCAAGGCGGTCTCGAGCAAGACGGCGGCCATCGTGGTGCAGTCGCCGAACCTGTTTGGCTGCCTCGAAGAGATCGCGGACGCGGCGGCGGTCGCGCACGAGGCCGGCGCCTTGCTGATCGCGTCAGTCGATCCGGTGAACCTCGGCGTGCTCGAGGCCCCGGGTGCACAGGGCGTCGACATCTGCGTCGGCGAGGGACAGGGGCTCGGCGTCCCCCTGGGGTTCGGCGGCCCGAACCTGGGCGTGCTCGCGGTGAAGAAGGACTTCATCCGGCGCATCCCGGGTCGCCTCGCCGGCGCGACGGTGGACCTCGACGGCCACCGGGGCTTCGTCCTGACTCTCCAGGCGCGCGAGCAGCACATCCGCCGGGAGAAGGCCACGTCGAACATCTGCACCAACGTGGCGCTCTGCGCCCTGATGGGCACCATCTACATGTCGATCATGGGCAAGGCGGGACTGGTCCGGGTGGGTGAGCTGTCGACGGCCAAGGCCCACCATGCGGCCGGGGTCCTGGCCGCGGTGCCCGGCGTGCGGCTCCGCTTCGGCGCGCCGTTCTTCAAGGAGTTCACGCTCGCGCTGCCGAAGCCACCCGAGCGGGTGGCGCGCCGGCTCTTGAAGGACCGCATCCTCGCCGGCGTTCCGCTCGCGCGGTTCGACCGCAAGCTGCGTGACTGCCTCGTGGTCGCGGTCACCGAGCGGCGGACGCGCGCCGAGATCGACGCGTTCGCGGCGGCGCTGGCGAAGGCGGTGGCGTGA
- the gcvH gene encoding glycine cleavage system protein GcvH, whose product MSNIPTDLRYTRDHEWAKREGGNVRVGITHYAQEQLGDVVFVELPKVGAKAAQRQSFGVVESVKAVSDLYAPVSGEVVEVNAQLGKTPELVNQDPYGRGWMIVIKPSNPAEWDQLLTAKQYEEHLAQGPH is encoded by the coding sequence ATGTCCAACATTCCGACGGATCTCAGGTACACGCGCGACCACGAGTGGGCGAAGCGGGAGGGCGGCAACGTCCGCGTCGGCATCACCCACTACGCCCAGGAGCAGCTCGGCGACGTCGTCTTCGTCGAGCTCCCAAAGGTCGGCGCCAAGGCGGCCCAGCGCCAGTCCTTCGGCGTGGTGGAGTCGGTGAAGGCCGTGTCCGATCTCTACGCGCCCGTGTCGGGGGAGGTCGTCGAGGTGAACGCGCAGCTCGGCAAGACCCCGGAGCTGGTCAACCAGGACCCCTATGGCCGCGGCTGGATGATCGTCATCAAGCCCTCGAACCCCGCCGAGTGGGACCAGCTGCTCACCGCCAAGCAGTACGAAGAGCACCTCGCCCAGGGCCCGCACTGA
- the gcvT gene encoding glycine cleavage system aminomethyltransferase GcvT, translating into MDMPLKRTPLYGIHVKAGARMVPFGGWEMPVQYTSIVEEHRAVRAAVGLFDVSHMGEFEVEGPEALAALQHLTTNDVGALEAGQVQYSLLCYPDGGIVDDLTLYRLGPERFMMTVNAANIDKDWAWVTERSATRRGARWRNVSAQTALIAVQGPRAEALVGRLADRDVAAIGYYRFAAGAVAGGQALISRTGYTGEDGFELYVGAADAMRLWQALLDAGAGAGARPIGLGARDTLRLEMRYALYGNDIDQTTNPIEAGLGWVVKLAKGEFIGREAIERVKSEGPRRRLVGLEMADRAVARHGYPVLKDGQAIGIVTSGSYGPSVDKSIALAYVDTAHAAVGTELGVDIRGQARPARAVKTPFHPPRVKKAP; encoded by the coding sequence ATGGACATGCCCCTCAAGCGGACACCTCTCTACGGCATCCACGTCAAGGCCGGCGCCCGCATGGTGCCCTTCGGCGGGTGGGAGATGCCCGTGCAGTACACGTCGATCGTCGAGGAGCACCGGGCCGTCCGGGCGGCGGTCGGCCTCTTCGACGTGAGCCACATGGGCGAGTTCGAGGTCGAGGGGCCGGAGGCGCTGGCGGCGCTCCAGCACTTGACGACCAACGACGTCGGGGCGCTCGAGGCCGGGCAGGTCCAGTACTCGCTGCTCTGCTATCCCGACGGCGGGATCGTCGACGACCTCACGCTCTACCGGCTCGGCCCCGAGCGCTTCATGATGACCGTCAACGCCGCCAACATCGACAAGGACTGGGCCTGGGTGACCGAGAGGTCCGCGACGCGCCGGGGCGCGCGGTGGCGGAACGTCTCGGCGCAGACGGCGCTGATCGCCGTGCAGGGGCCGCGGGCCGAGGCCCTCGTCGGCCGCCTGGCCGACCGCGACGTCGCCGCCATCGGGTACTACCGTTTCGCCGCCGGCGCCGTCGCCGGAGGGCAGGCGCTGATCTCCCGCACCGGCTACACCGGCGAGGATGGCTTCGAGCTGTACGTGGGGGCGGCCGACGCCATGCGGCTCTGGCAGGCGCTGCTCGACGCCGGAGCCGGCGCCGGCGCCCGGCCGATCGGGCTCGGCGCGCGCGACACCCTGCGTCTCGAGATGCGCTACGCGCTCTACGGCAACGACATCGACCAGACCACCAACCCCATCGAGGCGGGGCTGGGCTGGGTGGTGAAGCTCGCCAAGGGCGAGTTCATCGGCCGGGAAGCCATCGAGCGGGTGAAGAGCGAGGGGCCGCGCCGCCGGCTGGTTGGGCTGGAGATGGCCGATCGCGCCGTGGCCCGCCACGGCTACCCCGTCCTCAAGGACGGCCAGGCGATCGGGATCGTGACGTCGGGCTCCTACGGGCCCTCGGTCGACAAGTCGATCGCGCTCGCCTACGTGGACACCGCGCACGCGGCCGTCGGCACCGAGCTGGGCGTCGACATCCGCGGGCAGGCGCGGCCCGCACGGGCCGTCAAGACGCCGTTCCACCCGCCACGCGTGAAGAAGGCGCCGTGA
- a CDS encoding 5-oxoprolinase subunit PxpA, whose product MATRKFIDLNSDMGESYGRWTLGNDAEIMPFITSANVACGYHAADPHVMRKTVELALKHGVAVGSHPGLPDLMGFGRRVMDVSPKEVKDYICYQTGALREFVRVTGSDLQHVKPHGILYNMMEKDEALAAAAGEAVMESGGAKLILMTAASGRYDATCRKMGVRVASEGFADRAYNVDGTLVSRKIPGSLITDPPQAAAQAVKMAMEGKVRTIDGVEIDISVQTICCHGDTPGSDRIVRAVREGLDKAGCQVKPLRDWLPAA is encoded by the coding sequence ATGGCGACTCGGAAATTCATCGACCTCAACTCCGACATGGGCGAGAGCTACGGCCGCTGGACGCTCGGCAACGACGCCGAGATCATGCCCTTCATCACCTCCGCCAACGTCGCCTGCGGCTACCATGCCGCCGATCCCCATGTGATGCGCAAGACGGTGGAGCTGGCGCTCAAGCACGGCGTGGCGGTCGGCTCCCACCCCGGGCTGCCCGACCTCATGGGCTTCGGCCGCCGGGTGATGGACGTCTCGCCCAAGGAGGTCAAGGACTACATCTGCTACCAGACCGGCGCGCTGCGCGAGTTCGTGCGCGTGACCGGCAGCGACCTGCAGCACGTCAAGCCCCACGGCATCCTCTACAACATGATGGAGAAGGACGAGGCGCTGGCTGCGGCCGCCGGCGAGGCGGTGATGGAGTCGGGCGGAGCCAAGCTCATCCTCATGACCGCCGCCTCCGGCCGGTACGACGCGACCTGCCGCAAGATGGGCGTGCGCGTGGCCTCCGAGGGCTTCGCCGACCGCGCCTACAACGTGGACGGCACGCTCGTCTCCCGCAAGATCCCCGGCTCGCTCATCACCGACCCGCCGCAGGCAGCGGCCCAGGCCGTGAAGATGGCGATGGAGGGCAAGGTCCGCACGATCGACGGCGTGGAGATCGACATCTCGGTGCAGACGATCTGCTGCCACGGCGACACGCCCGGCTCCGATCGCATCGTCCGGGCGGTGCGCGAGGGGCTCGACAAGGCCGGCTGTCAGGTGAAGCCGCTGCGCGACTGGCTGCCGGCGGCCTGA
- a CDS encoding aspartate aminotransferase family protein, which produces MAIDKELNEYLAKTSRSRALHEEATAVMPGGNSRTTTFFDPYPFYVQRGQGAYVWDADGVARLDFNGNYTSLILGHAPPDVVKAAQEAAALGMSFPGPTEHEIRLAEILTRRIPSLQTMRFTNSGTEATMNAVRAARAFTGRPKIAKFEGAYHGTHDWVMVSVSPDLKAAGGRRHPKPVAWSAGLPPAVLKHTVVLPWNDAEACTQIIEKEAANLAAVLVDPLLGIGGILLPADGFLEQLRAVTEQHGIVLIFDEVISLRIAWGGAQERFGIRPDLTTLGKIVGGGLPVGAFGGRADIMAAYDPRRGGARISHGGTFNANPVTMAAGAATLNALTPEAYTRLDALGERLRGGVTRLLTATRRRGQVTGVGSLFCLHWTAGPLTDYRSSRPKDPEAPARVFLGLLNEGILLTQRGLGACSLAMTDEDIDRFINALARVLARE; this is translated from the coding sequence ATGGCCATCGACAAAGAGCTGAACGAGTACCTGGCGAAGACGAGCCGGTCGCGGGCGCTGCACGAGGAGGCGACGGCGGTGATGCCGGGCGGCAACAGCCGCACCACCACCTTCTTCGATCCCTATCCCTTCTACGTCCAGCGCGGGCAGGGCGCCTACGTCTGGGACGCCGACGGCGTGGCCCGGCTCGACTTCAACGGCAACTACACGAGCCTCATCCTCGGCCACGCGCCGCCCGACGTGGTGAAGGCGGCCCAGGAGGCGGCCGCCCTCGGCATGTCGTTCCCGGGGCCGACCGAGCACGAGATCCGGCTGGCGGAGATCCTCACCCGCCGCATTCCGTCACTCCAGACGATGCGCTTCACCAACTCCGGCACCGAGGCGACCATGAACGCCGTGCGCGCGGCCCGCGCCTTCACCGGACGGCCGAAAATCGCGAAGTTCGAGGGCGCTTATCACGGCACCCACGACTGGGTGATGGTGAGCGTGTCGCCCGACCTGAAGGCCGCCGGGGGTCGGCGCCACCCCAAGCCGGTCGCGTGGTCGGCCGGGCTGCCGCCCGCCGTCCTCAAGCACACCGTCGTGCTGCCGTGGAACGACGCCGAGGCGTGCACGCAGATCATCGAGAAGGAGGCGGCCAACCTGGCCGCCGTCCTCGTCGACCCGCTGCTGGGGATCGGCGGCATCCTGCTGCCCGCCGACGGCTTTCTGGAGCAGCTCCGCGCCGTCACCGAGCAGCACGGCATCGTCCTGATCTTCGACGAGGTGATCTCGCTCCGGATCGCCTGGGGCGGCGCCCAGGAGCGCTTCGGGATCCGTCCCGATCTCACGACGCTCGGCAAGATCGTGGGCGGCGGGCTGCCCGTGGGCGCCTTCGGCGGCCGCGCCGACATCATGGCCGCCTACGATCCGCGGCGCGGCGGCGCCCGGATCAGCCACGGCGGCACGTTCAACGCGAACCCCGTCACGATGGCGGCGGGCGCGGCCACGCTCAACGCCCTCACGCCCGAGGCCTACACGCGCCTGGACGCGCTGGGCGAGCGCCTGCGCGGCGGCGTGACGCGCCTGCTGACGGCGACGCGCCGGCGCGGCCAGGTGACCGGGGTCGGCTCGCTCTTCTGCCTGCACTGGACGGCGGGCCCCCTGACCGACTATCGCTCGAGTCGCCCCAAGGACCCGGAGGCGCCGGCCCGGGTCTTCCTCGGGCTCCTGAACGAGGGCATACTGCTGACCCAGCGGGGCCTGGGGGCCTGCTCGCTGGCGATGACCGACGAGGACATCGACCGTTTCATCAACGCACTGGCCCGAGTACTGGCGAGGGAGTGA
- a CDS encoding biotin-dependent carboxyltransferase family protein: MIRILEPGPQTTVQDLGRCAYLRYGIPPSGPMDRAAFVLANRLVGNPDGAAGLECTVIGPRFEVIAPCAIAVTGAAMPLTLNGQEAPAWTTLALREGDVVKLGPAGAGVRAYVAFSGGIDVPEVLGSRSTYLRGGLGGLEGRALRKGDTLRLFPAALPPLRRVPPSAIPDLAAEPEIRVVLGPQADRFTAEGLRAFLAGPYEMLPQSDRMGARMRGPRITHTRGHDIVSDGIALGSIQVPGDGQPIALLVDRQSTGGYTKVATVCSFDIGRLGQVKPGQHLRFRAVALAEAHRALQAWQASLEEVL; encoded by the coding sequence GTGATCCGCATCCTCGAGCCGGGGCCCCAGACGACCGTGCAGGACCTCGGCCGTTGCGCCTACCTCCGCTACGGGATTCCGCCCTCGGGGCCGATGGACCGCGCGGCGTTCGTCCTCGCCAACCGCCTGGTCGGCAACCCGGACGGCGCCGCCGGGCTCGAGTGCACCGTGATCGGTCCCCGCTTCGAGGTCATCGCGCCGTGCGCGATCGCCGTGACCGGCGCCGCCATGCCGCTCACGCTCAACGGGCAGGAGGCGCCCGCCTGGACGACGCTGGCGCTCCGGGAGGGCGACGTGGTCAAGCTCGGTCCCGCGGGCGCCGGCGTCCGCGCGTACGTCGCCTTCTCGGGGGGAATCGACGTGCCGGAGGTCCTGGGCTCGCGCTCGACCTACCTGCGGGGCGGGCTCGGCGGTTTGGAGGGACGGGCGCTGCGCAAGGGCGACACGCTCCGGCTCTTCCCGGCGGCGCTGCCGCCCCTGCGGCGGGTACCGCCTTCGGCCATCCCCGACCTGGCCGCCGAGCCCGAGATCCGCGTGGTCCTCGGACCGCAGGCGGATCGGTTCACCGCGGAAGGGCTGCGGGCGTTTCTGGCCGGGCCCTACGAGATGCTGCCGCAGTCCGACCGGATGGGAGCGCGGATGCGCGGTCCGAGGATCACGCACACGCGCGGGCACGATATCGTCTCCGACGGCATCGCGCTCGGGAGCATCCAGGTGCCCGGCGACGGCCAGCCCATCGCGCTCCTGGTCGACCGCCAGTCCACCGGCGGCTACACCAAGGTGGCCACGGTGTGCTCGTTCGACATCGGTCGCCTCGGGCAGGTCAAACCGGGTCAGCACCTCCGCTTTCGCGCCGTCGCGCTGGCCGAGGCCCATCGCGCGCTCCAAGCGTGGCAGGCGTCTCTCGAGGAGGTCCTTTGA
- the pxpB gene encoding 5-oxoprolinase subunit PxpB translates to MRGDAPGGRAGLPAAVHDQPQPGAHVHHRCAQLHAGGPLGPRGSGEAPLRFLPAGDLAVSVVLGEEISVELNTRVRALEFLIQQKGLTGVVETVPAFGTLLVYYDPLAVEYDALCAAISELAPRADTAVLPPARSVELPCCYDPELGFDLAAAAERLGLAVEELVRLHAGASYLVYFIGFTPGLPYMGGMPERLRLPRLETPRTRVPAGSVGIGGIQCCIYSVDSPGGYWILGRTPLRLYDPGAPDPILLRPGDRVRFRRIDRPEFDSISAAVGARTFRPVIA, encoded by the coding sequence GTGCGGGGTGACGCCCCAGGCGGTCGCGCTGGCCTCCCGGCCGCCGTTCATGATCAGCCACAGCCCGGGGCACATGTTCATCACCGATGTGCCCAACTCCACGCTGGCGGTCCTCTAGGCCCGCGGGGATCAGGCGAGGCGCCTCTGAGATTCCTGCCCGCGGGAGACCTCGCCGTTTCTGTCGTGCTCGGCGAGGAGATCAGCGTCGAGCTCAACACGCGGGTGCGCGCGCTCGAGTTCCTCATCCAGCAGAAGGGGCTCACCGGCGTCGTGGAGACGGTGCCCGCCTTCGGCACGCTGCTCGTGTACTACGATCCGCTTGCCGTCGAGTACGACGCGCTCTGCGCCGCCATCAGCGAGCTGGCTCCCCGGGCCGATACCGCGGTGCTGCCGCCGGCGCGCAGCGTGGAGCTGCCCTGCTGCTACGATCCGGAGCTCGGCTTCGACCTGGCCGCCGCCGCCGAGCGCCTCGGCCTGGCGGTGGAAGAACTGGTGAGGCTCCACGCCGGGGCGTCGTATCTCGTCTATTTCATCGGCTTCACGCCCGGGCTGCCGTACATGGGCGGGATGCCCGAGCGCTTGCGGCTGCCGCGCCTGGAGACGCCGCGCACACGGGTGCCGGCGGGGAGCGTCGGCATCGGCGGCATCCAGTGCTGCATCTACTCGGTCGACAGCCCCGGCGGGTACTGGATCCTCGGTCGCACGCCCCTGCGCCTCTACGATCCGGGCGCGCCCGACCCGATCCTGCTGCGTCCGGGCGACCGCGTTCGCTTCCGTCGCATCGACCGCCCGGAGTTCGACTCGATCAGCGCGGCCGTCGGCGCGCGGACCTTCCGGCCGGTGATCGCGTGA
- a CDS encoding putative hydro-lyase, whose product MPIDSRHPREIRADIRRGKLAGVTAGLGQGYVQANLAVLPRDSAYDFLLFCQRNPRPCPLLEVTNVGSPEPVGVAPGADLRTDLPRYRIYKDGMLADEVTDATPYWSDDLVAFLLGCSFTFEWALLEAGIPLWHVEHGKNVAMWRTSIACRPAGVFHGPMVVSMRPIPAPQLSKAVTASARFPNAHGAPVHIGDPATIGIRDITKPEWGDPQEFRPGDVPVFWACGVTPQAVALASRPPFMISHSPGHMFITDVPNSTLAVL is encoded by the coding sequence ATGCCCATCGACTCGCGCCATCCCCGCGAGATCCGCGCCGACATTCGGCGGGGCAAGCTGGCCGGCGTCACCGCCGGCCTCGGTCAGGGCTATGTCCAGGCGAACCTCGCCGTGCTGCCCCGGGACTCCGCCTACGACTTCCTGCTCTTCTGCCAGCGCAACCCACGACCCTGCCCGCTGCTCGAGGTCACCAACGTCGGCTCGCCGGAGCCGGTGGGCGTGGCGCCGGGCGCGGACCTCCGCACCGACCTGCCGCGCTACCGGATCTACAAGGACGGCATGCTCGCCGACGAGGTCACCGACGCCACGCCGTACTGGAGCGACGACCTCGTCGCCTTCCTCCTGGGCTGCTCGTTCACGTTCGAGTGGGCGCTGCTGGAGGCGGGGATCCCGCTCTGGCACGTCGAGCACGGCAAGAACGTCGCGATGTGGCGGACGTCGATCGCCTGCCGGCCGGCCGGCGTCTTCCACGGGCCGATGGTGGTCTCCATGCGCCCGATTCCAGCCCCGCAGCTCTCGAAGGCCGTCACCGCCAGCGCGCGGTTCCCCAACGCCCACGGCGCCCCCGTCCACATCGGCGATCCGGCGACCATCGGCATCCGGGACATCACGAAGCCGGAGTGGGGCGATCCCCAGGAGTTCCGGCCGGGCGACGTGCCGGTGTTCTGGGCGTGCGGGGTGACGCCCCAGGCGGTCGCGCTGGCCTCCCGGCCGCCGTTCATGATCAGCCACAGCCCGGGGCACATGTTCATCACCGATGTGCCCAACTCCACGCTGGCGGTCCTCTAG